The DNA region GTATCGAAACACGCTCATCACTATTAGAAGCATTTGCTGGTATGTTATTTTCCCAGCTTCTTTACGTAGTTGATCGAGTCGTTCTTGAGCCATGTTGAGGTAGGACTGGAGATGAGTGGGTAGAAACATGAGACGCATCAAGCAAAAACACCAAACTAAACCTAAGCGCCCTCTTTCAAATGCTGCATCACTCATtctgaataaatgaaaaaaaattggatGAACATACAAAAGTAGTGATTGGTTGTCTAGTTTCAGTtatttatgcttggttcccacaatgACACAACACAAGGATGTAGAAGCAATGCAATcgatttgaccaatgacaagcaacagtttgaataatccttcgattgtgattggttaaatccCTTTACGTTGTGTTACATTATTGTcacgtctctagtgggaaccaagcattattcACTTCTTAATACTTACATTTGCTTTTCTTGACCATTCATTAACTGACCAACATAATTACTAAGAATATAATCACGACCCAATGGTTTGATCCACAGTAAAATGATAAACACTGGTAGTATAAAGTTGCTATGTAACAGTACTctgaaatattaattgaaaaaacataaatataaaataaaaatatataattatatatgaaATAAACAAGCAACTTCTACAGAGAGTATGAGAACATATCATAATTGTATCCAGCATAAGTCATCTTATTTAAAGTCTCTggcaaattattttttatgtaggcTAGTATTTTTTACAGTACTATAAATTACACAATGATACAAATAGGAAACTCACAGTAAAAATGTTCTATCAGCACTATATCGAAGAGAATCAAGATGTGTCCTAGCTATTCTCAATCCTGGGAACGTGAGAATGGCTCCTATAATACCACATATGAAGGCTAAGCTAAGTTTGATGAGACCTTTAGATATTGGCCCACGCTTTACAGATAAGTACTTCTCTAGTAGAAACTCGTATTCTTCAGAGACTTTTTGGAGTgctagaaaataaaataagttttgGCTGTCGTTAACAGTTATATGCGATAAATAGACAGTAAAACGCATAAAAAAGAGTAATATTGGTCAAAGTATTACCtgtaaatgatatttaaatttcataattGTATAGGGCTATTCCGTTAATGTATTTCCCTAAGTAAGCTGGTTCTTACCCACCAAATTTGAATTTCTCAAGTGGGAAATTTTTCATGTTATAAAAATAGGGTTACTTTCCCTTTCAGAAAAGAAAAACCATCTCACCTTCATCTAACCTAAAATCTAATTTATCGTCTCCTATGAGCATCATTGCCATGGCAATGAGCAAAAAGCACAAACCACTAGCTAAGCACATCCACAATTCTCCCTTCTCCTCTGTAGCAAAGTACAATTTTAAcagagaaaacaaatattttctgGTAAGTCAAGTTAAAGGAACAAACAATAGTACATTAATGTTACGAAGTCTGTAACATTATTATAGTCAATATGTCAAAAATTCGGGTGAGGGtcaattgtatataaataattagtgtttatgagttgaatagaGAGACTATTTCATTCGTTGAAAAATTGACTGCACAATTTATCTATCGGCGGtgcaagaatacaatcaggtgtgttataatacatGATTACATAATGGGCACTGaatgacaaattaacaaaaggATACAAGGCAAACACCTGTACAACTAGCACCCATATTAAGCTGAGATTAAACTCCGTCAAAGGGTCGTAATAAGCATAATAACCAGCTGTAACAGAGTATATAAAAGCTGCTACAAATGTGAAATCCACCATCCATTGCAGTTCGGTGTAGTATCTCAGTGGGATCACATGGACCTCCAGGACAGGCCTTGGGATGAGTTGCACGTCCAGGCCCCTAGGTACTGTCAAAGATTCTTTTTTAGCTTCTCCCTTCCTGAATAAAATATACACGtcattatttaaatgtgatCTTGCTTTGTGATCATATTACACTATATAGACTCTCTTTCACACACAAAGGCAATCATTCATATGTCAACTGAAACCATAAATGATGTCCTAATGTACTCAATAATGAGGACAGTTTGTCAGGACAAgtaacaacaaaaacaacagaATTGAAGCTTAGGCATACAATAGGCATAGACTGGGTTTCACCTGCCAGTTTTCAGACACATTCTATGCGTAAAATATTTAGTTAAAATTTGATAGAACTGTGCATTTGTCTGGGCAGTGTTGAGTTTTATAACTTTTCtctcaaataaaaacagtaGCTTGGGAAGTGATATACCAGCTTTATAGTAAAATTATTGTCACTGACGATACAATTTCAAACATACCTTCCTTTACGGTAATTCTTCCCATTTTCTGGTTTTATCTGGCTACGAATGTCTTGCTCACTTTGTAACTTATACCATGTCAAGTTTCTagtgtaaaaaaaacaacattcaacatgaatatattttgaaaattaaataacatcCTTCTTTATAACATAAATGATGAACCTACAGttgattatttacatataatttaatttagtggtaaaacattttatgaataataaacataagtagaaaaaaaaaaaatgttttctatttGAATAGCATACAGTAGAATATCTACTTTATGAggaaaacaaatgaaaaaaaatatgattcgTGAGTTGCTTTAAACACCAAATATGGTAATCATAGAGTAAAACACAACAGTATAATATTTACCCTCTTGCGATTAGCCATTGAGCTAATGAGAAGTAAGCATTGAGCTTCTGTAGGGCTGTCACAGCAATGAATGTGGCAACTAACTGAAAGCCAAACAAAGCCTA from Antedon mediterranea chromosome 2, ecAntMedi1.1, whole genome shotgun sequence includes:
- the LOC140040308 gene encoding transmembrane protein 161B-like, translated to MALFGFQLVATFIAVTALQKLNAYFSLAQWLIARGNLTWYKLQSEQDIRSQIKPENGKNYRKGRKGEAKKESLTVPRGLDVQLIPRPVLEVHVIPLRYYTELQWMVDFTFVAAFIYSVTAGYYAYYDPLTEFNLSLIWVLVVQVFALKYLFSLLKLYFATEEKGELWMCLASGLCFLLIAMAMMLIGDDKLDFRLDEALQKVSEEYEFLLEKYLSVKRGPISKGLIKLSLAFICGIIGAILTFPGLRIARTHLDSLRYSADRTFLLVLLHSNFILPVFIILLWIKPLGRDYILSNYVGQLMNGQEKQIMSDAAFERGRLGLVWCFCLMRLMFLPTHLQSYLNMAQERLDQLRKEAGKITYQQMLLIVMSVFRYLCVVALQYLAPVIVIFSLSLLLNSSYGALQFQELKEAASTSLADGHSLYLLSYSMISFMLWWVCFAWLSTSLLGVAYHSIL